The Pseudomonas asiatica genome has a segment encoding these proteins:
- a CDS encoding c-type cytochrome produces MKSALVSIFSVCVSLTSLAHAAQPPESVFNRSCQMCHNGQLPMAPKKGDAEAWKPRLAQGKDVLVKHVTEGFNAMPARGLCMDCTAEDYAAVIDWMSKP; encoded by the coding sequence ATGAAAAGCGCCTTGGTATCGATATTTTCCGTCTGTGTGTCACTCACCTCCCTGGCCCATGCGGCACAGCCCCCAGAGAGCGTGTTCAATCGCAGTTGCCAGATGTGCCATAACGGCCAGCTACCGATGGCGCCGAAGAAAGGTGACGCCGAAGCCTGGAAGCCGCGGCTCGCTCAAGGCAAGGATGTGCTGGTCAAGCATGTCACGGAAGGTTTCAACGCCATGCCTGCCCGCGGCTTGTGCATGGACTGCACAGCAGAGGACTATGCAGCGGTGATCGACTGGATGTCCAAGCCTTGA
- a CDS encoding RidA family protein, whose translation MNTTPLKRLSINPPPTQLFYDQFHYSQATRVGDLIWVSGQVGIDSEMKPESDVAAQTHLAFQSLAKVLQAAGAGLEDVVELTTFHTRLRADMPVFASIKDEYFPSRYPSWTAVGITELALPELVVEIRAVAVAGSGSA comes from the coding sequence ATGAATACCACCCCCTTGAAACGGCTATCGATCAATCCACCGCCAACCCAGCTGTTCTACGATCAGTTTCACTATTCCCAGGCAACCCGCGTTGGCGACCTCATCTGGGTATCGGGGCAGGTCGGCATCGACAGCGAAATGAAACCTGAAAGCGACGTGGCAGCCCAGACACACCTGGCATTCCAGTCGCTTGCCAAGGTGCTGCAAGCGGCTGGTGCAGGCCTGGAGGATGTGGTCGAACTGACCACTTTTCACACCCGGCTACGGGCTGACATGCCAGTATTCGCCAGTATCAAGGATGAATACTTCCCCTCACGGTATCCTTCCTGGACTGCGGTCGGTATCACAGAGCTAGCCCTGCCAGAGCTGGTAGTGGAGATTCGCGCGGTAGCTGTAGCAGGAAGCGGTAGCGCCTGA
- a CDS encoding flavin-containing monooxygenase yields MSNLHFDTLIIGAGLSGIGTACHLMDEFPNRNLAILERRECMGGTWDLFRYPGIRSDSDMLSYGYKFRLWDSPKVLADGASIRRYIQDTAKQYGLADKIHYGLRTLSANWCSQQRLWQLTVLHEASGDIRHYTCRFLLCCTGYYNHDEGFLPAFPGENDFKGVRIHPQHWPEDLDYRDKNVVVIGSGATAATLIPAMADKTRHITMLQRSPSYIYSLPSTDKLTGVLSRIMPTSWALGLARKRNIMLYRAVYIACRQWPRLMRRIILAHVRRQVGPNADMRHFTPTYMPWDERLCAVPDGDLFKSIRNGQASVETDHIERFTEHGIRLKSGKELPADIIITATGLRLQLLGGMTVSVDGTPYPIGEQMTYKGVLLENLPNMAWIFGYTNVSWTLKVGLAATYLCRLFRYMEQRNLDVVTPYDNANNALSDGILNSMKSGYIQRDQHFLPRQGRSHPWFVFMHYGRDKKMLLKDPIEDHHLEFQRAQQQALTPRPAKVTG; encoded by the coding sequence ATGAGCAACCTTCATTTCGATACCTTGATCATCGGTGCAGGCCTGTCCGGCATCGGCACGGCGTGCCATCTGATGGACGAGTTTCCCAACCGCAATCTCGCCATTCTGGAACGGCGTGAATGCATGGGCGGAACCTGGGACTTGTTCCGCTATCCAGGCATCCGCTCCGACTCGGACATGCTGAGTTACGGCTACAAGTTCCGCCTGTGGGACAGCCCCAAGGTGCTGGCTGACGGAGCCTCGATCCGGCGCTACATCCAGGACACGGCAAAGCAGTACGGCCTTGCCGACAAGATCCATTACGGCCTCAGGACCCTCAGTGCGAACTGGTGCAGCCAGCAGCGCCTGTGGCAATTGACGGTGCTGCACGAAGCCAGCGGGGATATCCGGCATTACACCTGCCGATTCCTGCTCTGCTGCACCGGCTACTACAACCATGACGAGGGTTTTCTGCCCGCCTTTCCAGGGGAGAACGACTTCAAAGGTGTGCGGATCCATCCCCAGCATTGGCCCGAGGACCTGGACTATCGCGACAAGAATGTCGTGGTCATTGGCAGCGGCGCAACCGCTGCCACGCTGATTCCGGCGATGGCCGACAAGACCCGCCATATCACGATGCTGCAACGCTCCCCCTCGTACATCTACTCGTTGCCTTCGACCGATAAGCTCACGGGCGTGCTCTCCCGCATCATGCCCACAAGCTGGGCGCTCGGCCTGGCACGCAAACGCAACATCATGCTGTACCGCGCCGTTTACATTGCCTGCCGGCAATGGCCACGCCTGATGCGCAGGATCATCCTGGCACACGTGCGCCGCCAGGTAGGCCCGAATGCCGACATGCGCCACTTCACCCCGACTTACATGCCTTGGGACGAGCGCCTGTGCGCCGTACCCGACGGCGACCTGTTCAAGTCCATTCGCAACGGCCAGGCGTCGGTGGAAACGGACCATATCGAGCGTTTCACCGAGCATGGCATTCGACTCAAGTCGGGCAAGGAGCTGCCTGCCGACATCATCATCACTGCCACCGGGCTGCGTTTGCAGTTGCTCGGCGGCATGACCGTCTCGGTCGACGGCACGCCGTACCCGATCGGCGAGCAGATGACCTACAAGGGTGTGCTGCTGGAAAACCTGCCGAACATGGCCTGGATCTTCGGCTACACCAACGTTTCGTGGACGCTGAAGGTCGGCCTGGCCGCCACTTACCTGTGCCGCCTGTTCCGCTACATGGAACAACGCAACCTGGATGTCGTGACGCCTTACGACAACGCCAACAACGCGTTGAGCGACGGGATCCTGAATTCGATGAAGTCCGGCTACATCCAGCGTGACCAGCACTTCCTGCCGCGTCAGGGCCGGTCGCACCCCTGGTTCGTCTTCATGCACTACGGGCGCGACAAGAAGATGTTGCTCAAGGACCCGATCGAAGACCACCACCTGGAGTTCCAGCGCGCCCAGCAACAAGCACTCACCCCGCGGCCCGCCAAGGTCACCGGTTGA
- a CDS encoding GMC family oxidoreductase, giving the protein MEFDYLIVGAGSAGCVLANRLSADPSVTVCLLEAGPEDRSPLIHTPLGLAAILPTRHVNWAFKTTPQPGLGGRVGYQPRGKVLGGSSSINGMIYIRGHQDDFNDWQALGNEGWGFDDVLPYFRKSEMHHGGSSEYHGGDGELYVSPANRHAASEAFVESALRAGHSYNPDFNGATQEGAGYYDVTIRDGRRWSTATAFLKPVRHRSNLTVLTHTHVESIVLLGKQATGVQAQIKGSRVHLRARKEVILSAGAFGSPHLLMLSGIGSAAELEPQGIAPRHELPGVGQNLQDHADVVLCYKSNDTSLLGFSLSGGVKMGKAMFDYARHRNGPVASNCAEAGAFLKTDPGLERPDIQLHSVIGTVDDHNRKLHWGHGFSCHVCVLRPKSIGSVGLASPDPRKAPRIDPNFLAHDDDVATLLKGYRITRDIIAQTPMASFGLRDMYSAGLHNDEQLIELLRKRTDTIYHPIGTCKMGQDEMAVVDSQLRVHGIEGLRVVDASIMPTLVGGNTNAAAIMIAERAAEWIAHG; this is encoded by the coding sequence ATGGAATTCGATTATCTGATCGTGGGTGCCGGCTCTGCCGGCTGTGTCCTTGCCAATCGCCTCAGTGCCGATCCCAGTGTCACCGTCTGCCTGCTCGAGGCAGGGCCGGAGGATCGATCACCACTTATCCATACTCCCTTGGGCCTGGCTGCCATCCTGCCAACGCGCCACGTCAACTGGGCATTCAAGACCACCCCTCAGCCTGGTCTGGGCGGGCGGGTAGGCTACCAGCCCCGAGGCAAGGTGCTCGGAGGCAGCAGTTCGATCAACGGTATGATCTACATCCGCGGCCATCAGGACGACTTCAATGACTGGCAGGCGCTGGGCAACGAAGGCTGGGGCTTCGACGATGTTCTGCCGTACTTTCGCAAGAGCGAAATGCACCACGGCGGCAGTAGCGAGTATCACGGAGGCGACGGCGAGCTCTACGTCAGCCCGGCCAATCGCCACGCTGCCAGCGAAGCCTTCGTGGAGTCCGCGCTGCGTGCCGGGCACAGCTATAACCCCGACTTCAACGGTGCCACTCAGGAAGGCGCTGGCTACTACGATGTGACGATTCGCGACGGCCGCCGCTGGAGCACCGCGACGGCATTCCTCAAGCCGGTCCGCCATCGCAGCAACCTTACCGTGCTCACTCATACCCATGTCGAAAGTATCGTCCTGCTGGGCAAGCAGGCGACCGGGGTACAGGCGCAGATCAAGGGCTCGCGCGTGCACCTGAGGGCGCGCAAGGAGGTCATACTGTCAGCAGGCGCCTTTGGCAGCCCGCACTTGCTGATGCTCTCCGGCATTGGTTCGGCAGCCGAACTCGAGCCCCAGGGCATCGCCCCGCGCCATGAGCTCCCGGGCGTTGGCCAGAACCTGCAGGACCACGCGGACGTGGTGCTGTGCTACAAGAGCAACGACACTTCGCTGCTGGGCTTTTCCCTGAGCGGTGGCGTGAAGATGGGCAAGGCCATGTTCGACTACGCTCGCCATCGCAATGGCCCGGTTGCGAGCAACTGCGCCGAGGCCGGCGCGTTTCTCAAGACCGATCCAGGGCTGGAGCGCCCGGATATCCAGTTGCATTCGGTGATCGGCACGGTGGATGACCATAATCGCAAACTGCACTGGGGCCATGGCTTCAGTTGCCACGTGTGCGTGCTTCGCCCCAAGAGCATCGGCAGTGTCGGCCTGGCCTCGCCAGACCCGCGCAAGGCGCCGCGTATCGACCCCAACTTCCTTGCCCACGACGACGATGTCGCAACACTGCTCAAAGGCTACCGCATCACCCGTGACATCATTGCCCAGACGCCCATGGCCAGCTTCGGACTCAGGGATATGTACAGCGCCGGCCTGCACAATGATGAACAGTTGATCGAGCTGCTGCGCAAACGCACCGACACCATCTACCACCCAATCGGCACCTGCAAGATGGGGCAGGACGAGATGGCCGTGGTGGATAGCCAGTTGCGTGTTCATGGTATCGAGGGGCTGCGCGTCGTCGATGCCTCGATCATGCCGACACTGGTCGGAGGCAATACCAACGCGGCCGCGATCATGATCGCCGAACGCGCCGCTGAGTGGATTGCTCACGGCTGA
- a CDS encoding 3-(methylthio)propionyl-CoA ligase, whose product MMTLPLTIPSLLEHAQRYHGDTEIVSCLPGGALHRYTYADAHQRARQAANALTRLGVKPGDRVGTLAWNGYRHFELYYAISGMGAITHTINPRLFPEQVAWIIGHAEDEVVCFDESFAPLVADIAAQCPSVKHWIALSDAAQMPTAGETRLLCYEELLAAEPATFVWPTLDEHAAAALCYTSGTTGNPKGVLYSHRATLLHALSSALPDSLSLSAREVVAPIVPMFHVNAWGLPYSAALVGAKLVLPGAGLDGQSVFKLFEQEGVTFSAGVPTVWLSLQQYMQQTGKRLPSLQRLVVGGAACPPALMRSFEQEFGIRIQHAWGMTEMSPTGTVNTLKASHLPLDEEARFAISIKQGRPLFGIELKTVDDDGNEVVRDGKTSGALVVRGHWVVDRYYRSDETPLVNGWFPTGDVASLDQDGFMQITDRAKDVIKSGGEWISSIELENIAMGHPAVAEAAALGIAHPKWDERPLLVVVAKPGEAPTREAILALYTGKVARFCIPDDVVFVEALPHTATGKVSKIQLRQALRDYQWPGSPAREVAS is encoded by the coding sequence ATGATGACGCTCCCGCTGACCATTCCTTCACTGCTGGAGCATGCGCAGCGGTATCACGGCGATACGGAAATCGTTTCCTGCCTCCCTGGCGGCGCCCTGCACCGCTACACCTATGCCGACGCTCACCAGCGTGCCAGGCAAGCCGCCAACGCCCTGACCCGCCTGGGCGTCAAACCTGGAGACCGGGTGGGTACCCTGGCCTGGAATGGCTACCGTCATTTCGAGCTCTACTATGCGATTTCGGGCATGGGGGCGATCACCCACACCATCAACCCGCGACTGTTCCCGGAGCAGGTCGCGTGGATCATCGGGCATGCCGAAGACGAGGTGGTCTGCTTTGACGAGAGCTTCGCTCCGCTGGTCGCCGACATCGCGGCGCAGTGCCCGAGCGTGAAGCACTGGATCGCCTTGTCGGATGCTGCGCAGATGCCGACTGCGGGCGAGACCCGCCTGCTGTGCTACGAGGAGCTGCTGGCTGCCGAGCCCGCGACGTTCGTCTGGCCGACCCTCGATGAGCATGCGGCGGCGGCGCTGTGCTACACCTCCGGAACCACCGGCAACCCCAAGGGCGTGCTCTACTCCCATCGCGCCACGCTGCTGCACGCGCTGTCCAGTGCCCTGCCCGACTCGCTCTCGCTGTCGGCCCGCGAGGTCGTGGCACCGATCGTGCCAATGTTCCATGTCAATGCCTGGGGGCTGCCGTACTCCGCGGCCTTGGTGGGCGCCAAGCTAGTGCTGCCTGGTGCCGGCCTTGATGGTCAGAGCGTCTTCAAGCTGTTCGAACAGGAAGGTGTCACCTTCTCGGCCGGCGTGCCCACCGTGTGGCTGAGCCTTCAGCAGTACATGCAGCAGACCGGAAAGCGCCTGCCCAGCCTGCAGCGTCTGGTGGTCGGTGGTGCCGCCTGTCCGCCTGCACTGATGCGCAGCTTCGAACAGGAGTTCGGTATCCGGATCCAGCACGCCTGGGGCATGACCGAAATGTCACCGACGGGCACCGTCAATACCTTGAAAGCGTCGCACCTGCCCCTGGACGAAGAAGCGCGCTTTGCCATCAGCATCAAGCAAGGTCGACCACTGTTCGGCATCGAGCTGAAAACCGTGGACGATGACGGCAACGAGGTAGTGCGTGACGGCAAGACCTCGGGAGCCCTGGTCGTACGTGGCCATTGGGTGGTCGATCGCTACTACCGCAGTGATGAAACGCCGCTGGTGAACGGCTGGTTCCCGACCGGCGACGTCGCCAGTCTCGACCAGGACGGGTTCATGCAGATCACCGACCGGGCCAAGGATGTGATCAAGTCGGGCGGTGAGTGGATCAGTTCAATCGAGCTGGAGAACATCGCCATGGGCCACCCTGCCGTCGCTGAAGCTGCCGCGCTGGGCATCGCCCATCCGAAATGGGACGAACGCCCGCTGCTGGTAGTTGTCGCCAAGCCTGGAGAGGCGCCGACCCGTGAGGCGATCCTCGCGCTCTATACCGGCAAAGTGGCACGCTTCTGCATCCCTGACGACGTGGTGTTCGTCGAGGCACTGCCGCACACTGCCACCGGCAAGGTCAGCAAGATCCAGTTGCGCCAGGCGTTGCGTGACTACCAATGGCCGGGCTCACCAGCGCGCGAGGTGGCGTCATGA
- a CDS encoding alpha/beta hydrolase, translating to MNAPARSRADTRVIDPSEGRWKRRLLNLLLRLSVKSRHGMGIDIQRLRKQFAQLDRQGQALPTDVLRTRVSCNGTPAHWLSPASCRQERVLLYIHGGAFVAYTPQIYAAMVANWCRPLKARALMVDYSLAPECPFPTALDQAHATYRWLLEQGTRPEHIVIAGDSAGGNLALALLQRLRDEGAQLPSCAVLLSPFLDFTLSGASALGNARHDPIFTLPFAIAIRGFYASAEKHASPEVSPLFGSFAGLPPLLLQVGSTEMLLDDSVRAAASAAAAGVPVRLEIWQQMPHVFQMIAALPQALQAQRHILDFVNDHTNWDG from the coding sequence ATGAACGCCCCTGCGAGAAGCCGGGCCGATACCCGTGTCATCGACCCGAGCGAAGGTCGCTGGAAGCGCAGGCTGCTCAACCTGCTATTGCGCCTGTCGGTGAAGTCCCGCCACGGCATGGGTATCGATATCCAGCGCCTGCGCAAGCAGTTCGCGCAGCTGGATCGCCAAGGCCAAGCGCTACCAACGGACGTGCTTCGGACGAGAGTCTCGTGCAACGGTACCCCTGCACATTGGCTGTCGCCGGCCAGTTGCAGGCAGGAGCGCGTGCTGCTGTACATCCACGGTGGTGCGTTCGTCGCCTACACCCCGCAGATTTATGCCGCAATGGTGGCGAACTGGTGCAGACCGCTCAAGGCCAGGGCGCTGATGGTGGACTACAGCCTCGCGCCCGAGTGCCCCTTCCCAACGGCGCTTGATCAGGCTCATGCCACCTACCGATGGCTGCTCGAACAGGGGACCAGGCCCGAACACATCGTGATCGCTGGCGACTCCGCCGGCGGCAACCTTGCGCTGGCGCTGCTGCAGCGGCTCAGGGACGAGGGAGCACAACTGCCAAGCTGCGCAGTGCTGTTGTCACCGTTCCTCGATTTCACCCTCAGTGGTGCGAGCGCGCTGGGCAATGCTCGTCACGACCCGATCTTCACCCTGCCTTTCGCGATCGCTATCCGCGGTTTCTACGCATCGGCCGAAAAACACGCGTCGCCTGAAGTGTCGCCCTTGTTCGGCTCCTTCGCCGGCTTGCCACCACTGCTATTGCAAGTAGGCAGCACCGAAATGCTGCTGGACGACTCGGTCCGCGCGGCGGCCAGCGCGGCGGCGGCCGGAGTGCCGGTTCGCCTGGAAATCTGGCAACAGATGCCACACGTGTTCCAGATGATTGCGGCGCTTCCGCAAGCCCTCCAGGCACAGCGCCATATCCTGGACTTCGTCAACGACCACACGAACTGGGATGGCTAG
- a CDS encoding phytanoyl-CoA dioxygenase family protein yields MQDSISRAFHEDGAVLVKGLLNQEQLARCREAYDWAVENHGPHATRMFAGTTQQSHVDNANPVAKQRLEALVETLPLGNLFARIWGSRNVWYFAEEVFLKAGGQGSRTLWHQDTSYLPWAGEHWGNAWISFESIPQRNALEIIRGSHRGPRYDGTTFADPDDPTQPLHDNGALPRLPDIEAERKLNPHAYDVLSWATEPGDVILLHPASLHGGAPVDSDFPSRHTFVFRFFGDDATFKPLPKESKAGYPPQGVLFTEELKQLTAGAAFRHPTFRQVV; encoded by the coding sequence ATGCAAGACTCGATAAGCAGGGCTTTTCATGAAGATGGCGCCGTGTTGGTCAAGGGGCTTCTGAACCAGGAGCAACTGGCGCGCTGTCGTGAAGCGTATGACTGGGCCGTGGAAAACCATGGTCCCCATGCAACCCGAATGTTCGCTGGCACTACGCAGCAGTCGCATGTCGACAATGCCAACCCGGTGGCCAAACAGCGCCTCGAAGCGCTTGTCGAAACCCTGCCGCTGGGCAACCTCTTTGCCCGGATCTGGGGTTCGCGGAATGTCTGGTATTTTGCTGAAGAGGTCTTCCTGAAAGCCGGCGGGCAAGGCTCCCGGACCCTCTGGCACCAGGACACCTCCTACCTGCCCTGGGCCGGCGAGCATTGGGGCAATGCCTGGATCAGCTTCGAATCCATCCCGCAACGCAACGCCCTGGAGATCATCCGTGGTTCGCATCGTGGGCCACGCTACGATGGCACCACGTTCGCCGACCCTGATGATCCGACGCAACCGCTGCACGACAACGGCGCCCTTCCCCGCCTGCCCGACATCGAAGCCGAGCGCAAACTGAACCCACACGCTTACGATGTGCTGTCGTGGGCCACCGAACCCGGTGACGTGATCCTGCTGCATCCGGCGTCCTTGCACGGCGGCGCTCCAGTCGACAGCGACTTCCCCAGCCGCCACACCTTCGTTTTCCGCTTCTTCGGTGACGACGCCACCTTCAAGCCGCTACCGAAGGAAAGCAAAGCGGGATACCCACCGCAAGGCGTGCTATTCACCGAAGAGCTCAAGCAGCTCACGGCCGGTGCCGCGTTTCGCCATCCCACCTTCCGCCAGGTTGTCTGA
- a CDS encoding flavin monoamine oxidase family protein, with translation MNTEDTSSPACRRRLLLQVLAGVALAGGTGLAGRALAQTVEAAPSDVLDVVVIGAGLAGLTAARDLHRAGCTSFAVLEARDRVGGRTVNHQLGGGVIAEAGGQWAGPGQTAIFDLARELEVETFPSYYQGRNVYLAGDARYEEDLSAAHGNPVTAKLNQLSRKVPSKEPWTAADAAEIDKLSVAQWLTSQGIDNASRFSFDTSIGLTTGTPPASLALLHYLSLINSADCSMEKLEGFHGGAQETRFVGGSHVLSTRMAEALGDRMRLSSPVRKIANWDRDIVEIYTDQGLVRARQVIVALHPALCHQIVFEPALPEGRAQLQRLWPAHAPMRKTVHVYDRPFWRDKGLNGQISQADGPLIFSCDNSPADGSVGILSAFVRSAQLTHEAERASQTLAGIFAQALGDEALQFRQYHDHDWAKVDPWTLTCVGAIPPGFLTRWGRYLKPAVGRLIWSGTETADIWASSMDGAVRSGHRAALEALQALVANRRNA, from the coding sequence ATGAACACTGAAGACACGTCTTCGCCGGCATGCCGCCGGCGTCTGCTTCTGCAGGTGCTCGCTGGCGTGGCGTTGGCAGGTGGTACGGGGCTCGCCGGGCGAGCGCTGGCCCAGACGGTAGAGGCAGCCCCGTCAGATGTACTGGACGTGGTCGTCATCGGCGCCGGGCTTGCCGGCCTCACCGCAGCCAGAGACCTGCATCGCGCTGGCTGCACCTCCTTCGCCGTACTGGAGGCTCGGGATCGAGTGGGTGGAAGAACCGTCAACCATCAGCTCGGCGGCGGTGTGATCGCGGAGGCCGGAGGGCAATGGGCAGGCCCCGGACAGACGGCCATCTTCGACCTGGCACGCGAACTGGAAGTAGAGACCTTCCCGAGCTATTACCAGGGTCGCAATGTCTATCTGGCGGGCGACGCCCGATACGAGGAAGATCTCAGCGCCGCCCATGGCAACCCTGTCACTGCGAAGCTCAACCAACTATCGCGGAAGGTTCCGAGCAAGGAGCCGTGGACCGCAGCCGATGCGGCCGAAATCGACAAGCTGTCGGTAGCCCAATGGCTGACGAGTCAAGGCATCGACAATGCCAGCCGTTTCAGCTTTGACACCTCAATAGGCCTGACCACCGGTACTCCGCCAGCCAGCCTGGCCCTGCTCCACTACCTCTCACTTATCAACTCGGCCGACTGCAGTATGGAAAAGCTGGAGGGCTTCCATGGCGGCGCCCAGGAGACCCGCTTCGTGGGCGGTTCCCATGTATTGAGCACGCGCATGGCAGAGGCGTTGGGCGACCGCATGAGGCTGTCCAGCCCGGTACGCAAGATCGCCAACTGGGACAGGGACATCGTCGAAATCTACACAGACCAGGGGCTGGTCCGCGCCCGCCAGGTGATCGTTGCACTGCATCCCGCACTGTGCCACCAGATTGTCTTCGAGCCGGCTTTGCCCGAGGGGCGCGCGCAACTGCAACGGCTGTGGCCTGCCCATGCACCGATGCGCAAGACGGTGCATGTCTACGACCGGCCATTCTGGCGAGACAAAGGGCTCAATGGGCAGATCAGCCAGGCCGATGGCCCCCTGATCTTTTCCTGCGACAACTCGCCCGCCGATGGCAGCGTCGGCATCCTTTCGGCGTTCGTGCGCAGCGCCCAGCTAACACATGAAGCCGAACGGGCGAGCCAGACGCTGGCCGGCATTTTTGCCCAGGCATTGGGTGATGAAGCCTTGCAGTTCAGGCAGTACCACGATCACGACTGGGCCAAGGTCGACCCCTGGACCTTGACCTGCGTCGGCGCCATCCCTCCCGGTTTTCTCACCCGTTGGGGCCGCTACCTGAAACCTGCCGTCGGTCGACTGATCTGGTCGGGCACCGAAACCGCTGACATCTGGGCCAGCAGCATGGATGGCGCAGTGCGCTCCGGCCACCGAGCTGCCCTGGAAGCGTTGCAGGCGCTGGTTGCCAATCGGAGGAACGCATGA
- a CDS encoding TetR/AcrR family transcriptional regulator — protein MGDRDAKRAELLEAAITVIARDGYAGASMRNVAKHAGCTTGAVTYYFANKEEMITEVAQSLFDQVDTMLAANQAEMNIPALLRQWMEWVNDGESTLWLSWLQLLTHARHEPAFAHVIKQRYARFRQVFTVVIEEEQRQGKVRDDLPPDVLADQISTICDGWLMMMPIEPERFSAERGNTLLDALITLIAPPAKHRRSRKA, from the coding sequence GTGGGCGACCGCGACGCCAAGCGTGCAGAATTGCTGGAGGCGGCCATTACCGTGATCGCGCGGGATGGCTACGCCGGGGCTTCGATGCGCAATGTCGCAAAACACGCAGGCTGCACCACAGGCGCGGTGACCTATTACTTCGCCAACAAGGAAGAGATGATCACTGAGGTCGCCCAGAGCCTGTTCGACCAGGTCGACACGATGTTGGCAGCGAATCAGGCGGAGATGAACATTCCCGCGTTGCTCCGGCAGTGGATGGAGTGGGTCAACGACGGCGAGTCGACGCTCTGGCTTTCCTGGTTGCAATTGCTGACCCATGCACGGCACGAGCCGGCGTTCGCACATGTCATCAAGCAGCGCTATGCCAGATTCCGCCAGGTGTTTACCGTGGTGATCGAGGAAGAGCAGCGCCAAGGCAAAGTCCGCGACGACCTACCGCCGGATGTACTGGCCGACCAGATCAGCACCATCTGCGACGGCTGGCTGATGATGATGCCGATCGAGCCCGAGCGCTTCAGCGCCGAGCGCGGGAATACCCTGCTCGATGCTCTCATCACGCTGATAGCGCCCCCTGCCAAGCACAGGCGCTCGCGCAAAGCCTGA
- a CDS encoding c-type cytochrome, whose product MKRALLIGVAVGVTGLVLAAVIAGPQMLAGYRFMSALDSHYVRYDADVGTWPQPQDTCNACHGASGQSQNEQYPSLAGQQASYLQTQLKAFAEGKRHSAQMEPLAATLTDDQIASLAQYFARQTPLRTDTPAADERLSAEGQASATARGCSACHGSDFMGGAAGPRLAGQGQAYLLSQLLAFKQGTRTDPSGAMNATAGLLSPAEAQALAHYLAGLAAASR is encoded by the coding sequence ATGAAACGCGCTTTGCTGATAGGTGTTGCGGTCGGCGTTACCGGGCTTGTGCTGGCGGCAGTCATTGCCGGCCCGCAGATGCTAGCGGGCTATCGATTCATGAGTGCACTGGACAGCCATTACGTCCGCTACGACGCCGATGTCGGAACCTGGCCGCAACCCCAGGATACCTGCAACGCATGCCATGGTGCCTCCGGGCAGTCACAGAACGAGCAGTACCCATCCCTCGCCGGGCAGCAGGCCAGCTACCTCCAGACACAACTCAAGGCATTTGCCGAGGGCAAACGGCACAGTGCGCAAATGGAGCCACTGGCCGCCACATTGACCGACGACCAGATCGCGTCGCTGGCGCAGTATTTTGCCCGGCAGACGCCGCTGCGCACCGACACCCCGGCGGCGGATGAGCGGTTGTCGGCCGAGGGCCAGGCGAGCGCCACAGCGCGTGGCTGTAGCGCCTGTCATGGCAGCGATTTCATGGGCGGGGCAGCTGGGCCGCGCCTCGCCGGGCAGGGACAAGCTTATCTGCTCAGCCAGCTCCTGGCGTTCAAGCAGGGCACGCGGACAGACCCGAGTGGGGCCATGAACGCGACCGCCGGTCTACTTTCGCCAGCCGAGGCACAAGCGCTGGCGCACTACCTCGCAGGCCTTGCCGCCGCCAGCCGCTGA